In Methanothermobacter sp. K4, one genomic interval encodes:
- the msrB gene encoding peptide-methionine (R)-S-oxide reductase MsrB, giving the protein MSEKIPIFSAASGNVEMVEKIELTVEEWREILEPEAFRVARCGGTEPPFTGKYHDFHGDGIYRCVCCGTDLFDSETKFDSGTGWPSFYDAISEYNVKLREDRSLGMVRCEVLCARCGAHLGHVFDDGPQPTGKRYCMNSAALKFIPRNQIR; this is encoded by the coding sequence ATGAGTGAAAAAATCCCCATATTCTCCGCTGCAAGTGGAAATGTTGAGATGGTTGAAAAAATCGAATTAACCGTTGAGGAGTGGCGGGAGATACTCGAACCCGAGGCCTTCCGTGTTGCAAGGTGTGGGGGCACAGAACCCCCATTCACAGGCAAATACCATGACTTCCATGGTGACGGTATATACCGCTGCGTATGCTGCGGCACGGACCTCTTTGACTCAGAAACCAAATTCGATTCAGGCACAGGATGGCCAAGCTTCTATGACGCTATATCAGAGTACAATGTGAAGCTGAGGGAAGACCGGAGCCTTGGAATGGTGCGCTGTGAGGTCCTCTGCGCAAGGTGTGGCGCCCACCTTGGCCACGTCTTCGATGACGGCCCCCAGCCAACCGGTAAGAGGTACTGTATGAACTCAGCGGCACTTAAATTCATCCCAAGGAACCAGATACGCTGA
- a CDS encoding cobaltochelatase subunit CobN gives MINITVSSGSPLPNLIPHLMKASVTSFEVNRTYSLLLTLKNNGVLASGTFRVLLVDNGVPVSSVVVSSLGAGCVGDVVFNWTPVGVGIHRLQVVVDPDNSVEELNETDNTYEALFMVKKPGKILVLIVTDESQALIMNQAVHGNNILGYQPIAENVIIQIRSNSQITGMSENELLNLLSSCDIFIGGWLSDSVSSALQSIITAHPEVTVKAGGMFLILEPAVSSNPSNVNLMRYSNVLGTYILGTFPADTLMDYYMNTKRGTAYESVLNYTLHSGFPDDYNRAVLYKDILNRKAAENMILWALSRVGVPDTGFWKEPSWCASGEYEYGIYRDGWYGNLTQYMRDHWRADAAGCVGIIESTLYVGNQMLQPYYALIDAFEALNLNVIPVVAAGATPSQLDVMVKSFTDAPDTASFLASPGNYTVYVDAVVNLLAYGLGGEEFTNVTRFFEALNVPVFKAVHSDHLTLSDWELGTLGLGQITGDRWWHIAVPEAQGNMDPALVATKSEPVTDPITGLRYSLYQVINENIRDVTLTVRNWVMLGKLPDSEKRVALIYYNYPPGKNNVGSSYLDVPTSILNILRILKENGYSVENIPSSTAELLKLILERGINVASWAQGEVERLANTPDAVLYSVSEYMAWFSSLDNMTRVQVVEGPVGYIGELCRRAVNLGCHDMDSRIDSWYQSMMALLPDNQTLRAVSLLDNIVAILRNYVRTGNISYYNQFLSLKRQWFALNISGLCGWGDAPGNVMTVTRNGTEYFVIPGIWFGNIFICPEPQRGWEGDISKLYHSMAVAPPHQYLAVYRYIQENVNAMVHMGRHATYEWLPGKEVLLATYDFPEVVEGNIPQIYYYIVDGLAEGIQAKRRGSAVIIDHLTPPMVFTALYGGYGALATLIQQYDGATEDQRSVIINRIHDIIRENKLQNIIETYLGTSIANLRDEELVSRLEAYLEGLQSTLYPHGLHAIGENWTSEEVAMLVTSILSVPFSVSPTIETSLHDEMALLLYGKPYSNLTASQRSSVQDKCVSIIQSIISSGLNATIKSITATPSDRLVAVLQRAVHYIDAIHESTENEVKALLEALDARFIDPGPGADPVSNPDVLPTGRNFFQDQAAEIPTVAAWEYGKTLALLLLQSINDTTEKVAVGIWCVETARDDGALISMVLYLLGMEPRWSDSPSAGVGGQKLKEMPAYVELKDLVRPSGWTKRRIDAVIVTSGLFRDLYSRQAGLLDKAFRTALARSYYTVLSNPLLRRKYGSSLQDALDAVLQPIGFYGLGSEPLDENYVAKHWVEDFEYYISLNFTPREAGEWAISRIFAPPENDYGVGISKSAELSWTWENRTELADFYLNRMGNIYSSTRWGTSNPAVFRRTLQGISQVFTSRNTNLYGVLDNDDFFDYWGGLSMALERVNGYAPSMYVLNYATRSNPGVLSLESYMAREMASRYYNPEWIRGMMNEGYSGARYMSRKFISNLWGWQVTRPGSVSEWMWETAYDVYIRDKYGVGVSKWLSTGDRAYAMISITGTMLTAIHSGYWHADEKTVRDIASRWASSIAEYGVACCDCSCGNIAMMEWAMQYLNPDLLARVKSRLYAATMNAAFAPAENPSGGGEHGSTPGSNPQTDNSGSSVSENSVTQPEGPGAHGESQDAGSGSDESSPGSEGSGKSYEIHERGTRSYQATGLPLYAILGVLVLVALVGAGYFMGLRRKPY, from the coding sequence ATGATCAACATTACCGTCAGTTCTGGAAGCCCACTTCCAAATCTCATTCCTCACTTAATGAAAGCATCAGTCACATCATTTGAGGTAAACAGGACATATTCCCTTCTTTTAACCCTAAAAAATAATGGGGTACTTGCTTCAGGGACTTTTCGTGTTCTTCTTGTGGATAATGGTGTTCCTGTGTCTTCTGTGGTTGTTTCGTCTCTTGGTGCTGGTTGTGTGGGTGATGTGGTGTTTAACTGGACTCCTGTGGGTGTGGGTATTCACAGGCTTCAGGTGGTTGTTGATCCTGATAACAGTGTTGAAGAATTGAACGAAACAGACAACACCTATGAAGCATTATTCATGGTTAAAAAACCCGGTAAAATTCTTGTTTTGATAGTAACCGACGAGTCACAGGCACTCATCATGAATCAGGCGGTACATGGCAATAATATACTTGGCTATCAGCCCATCGCTGAAAATGTTATCATCCAAATAAGAAGTAACAGCCAGATTACTGGTATGAGTGAAAATGAACTCCTGAACCTGCTGTCATCGTGTGACATATTCATAGGGGGGTGGCTGAGTGACTCTGTATCATCAGCACTGCAGAGTATAATCACCGCCCATCCCGAGGTGACCGTTAAAGCTGGCGGAATGTTTCTTATTCTTGAACCGGCAGTGTCATCAAATCCTTCCAATGTTAACCTCATGAGGTACTCGAATGTCCTTGGCACTTACATACTCGGCACATTTCCAGCAGACACCCTAATGGACTATTATATGAATACAAAGAGAGGGACGGCCTATGAATCAGTACTTAACTATACCTTGCATTCGGGCTTTCCAGACGACTATAACAGGGCGGTGCTCTACAAGGACATACTCAACAGGAAAGCAGCCGAAAACATGATTCTCTGGGCCCTTAGCAGGGTTGGTGTTCCAGATACTGGCTTCTGGAAGGAGCCATCATGGTGTGCATCCGGTGAATATGAATACGGTATCTACAGGGATGGATGGTATGGGAACCTGACACAGTATATGAGGGATCACTGGAGGGCGGATGCAGCTGGATGTGTTGGTATAATTGAAAGTACCCTCTATGTGGGTAATCAGATGCTCCAGCCATACTACGCACTCATAGATGCATTTGAAGCCCTGAACCTCAATGTCATACCCGTCGTGGCGGCAGGTGCAACCCCTTCGCAGCTTGATGTCATGGTGAAATCATTTACAGATGCACCGGATACTGCCAGTTTCCTTGCATCACCAGGGAATTACACAGTATACGTTGATGCTGTGGTAAACCTCCTCGCATATGGACTCGGGGGAGAAGAGTTCACCAATGTAACCAGATTCTTCGAAGCCCTCAATGTCCCGGTATTCAAGGCAGTTCATTCTGATCATCTTACCCTCAGTGACTGGGAGCTTGGCACACTTGGTCTTGGACAGATTACGGGTGACAGATGGTGGCACATTGCAGTTCCAGAGGCGCAGGGAAACATGGACCCAGCACTTGTCGCAACAAAATCAGAACCGGTCACAGATCCCATTACAGGTCTGAGGTACAGTTTATATCAGGTGATAAATGAGAACATAAGGGATGTTACCCTCACCGTGAGAAACTGGGTGATGCTTGGCAAACTCCCGGATTCTGAAAAGAGGGTTGCACTTATCTACTATAACTATCCCCCTGGCAAGAATAATGTGGGATCCAGTTACCTTGATGTTCCCACAAGCATTCTGAATATACTCAGAATCCTTAAGGAGAACGGTTATTCTGTTGAGAACATTCCCTCCAGCACAGCAGAACTCCTCAAACTTATACTTGAGAGAGGTATAAACGTTGCCTCCTGGGCACAGGGGGAGGTTGAGAGGCTTGCAAATACCCCTGATGCTGTGCTCTACTCTGTAAGTGAATACATGGCATGGTTCTCATCACTGGATAACATGACAAGGGTCCAGGTTGTTGAGGGCCCTGTGGGTTACATAGGTGAACTATGCAGGAGGGCTGTTAATCTTGGATGCCATGATATGGACTCACGCATCGACTCATGGTATCAGAGCATGATGGCCCTTTTACCGGATAACCAGACCCTGAGGGCAGTCTCCCTCCTTGATAATATTGTGGCGATTCTCAGAAATTACGTCAGAACAGGGAACATTTCATACTATAATCAGTTCCTCTCACTTAAGAGGCAGTGGTTTGCACTGAACATCAGCGGCCTCTGTGGCTGGGGTGATGCCCCTGGGAATGTGATGACAGTAACAAGAAATGGCACAGAGTACTTTGTGATCCCTGGCATATGGTTCGGAAACATATTCATATGTCCCGAACCACAGAGGGGATGGGAGGGGGATATCTCCAAGCTCTACCACAGCATGGCTGTTGCACCACCACATCAGTACCTTGCAGTTTACAGGTATATCCAGGAGAACGTCAATGCCATGGTGCACATGGGTCGCCATGCAACCTATGAGTGGCTCCCGGGAAAGGAGGTCCTCCTTGCAACCTATGACTTTCCGGAGGTTGTTGAAGGTAACATACCCCAGATATACTATTACATTGTCGACGGACTTGCTGAGGGTATTCAGGCAAAAAGAAGGGGTTCAGCGGTTATAATAGACCACCTAACACCCCCAATGGTATTCACAGCTCTTTATGGGGGTTATGGGGCACTCGCAACCCTCATCCAGCAGTATGATGGAGCAACGGAGGATCAGAGATCAGTGATCATCAACAGGATTCACGATATCATAAGGGAGAATAAGCTTCAGAACATCATTGAAACATACCTGGGGACCTCAATAGCAAATCTTAGAGATGAAGAGCTTGTATCCAGACTTGAAGCCTATCTTGAGGGTCTTCAGAGCACTCTCTATCCTCATGGTCTACATGCGATAGGCGAAAACTGGACCAGTGAGGAGGTGGCGATGCTTGTCACATCGATCCTGTCTGTACCCTTCAGTGTATCACCAACCATCGAGACAAGTCTCCATGATGAGATGGCACTTCTTCTCTATGGAAAACCCTACAGTAATCTCACAGCATCTCAGAGGAGCTCTGTTCAGGATAAATGTGTGTCTATAATCCAGAGTATTATAAGCTCGGGCCTTAATGCGACCATTAAATCCATCACAGCAACGCCCAGTGACAGATTGGTTGCTGTACTTCAGAGGGCAGTTCATTACATTGACGCAATACATGAAAGCACTGAAAATGAGGTTAAGGCCCTTCTGGAGGCACTTGATGCTAGATTCATTGATCCGGGCCCCGGGGCTGATCCGGTGAGCAATCCGGATGTCCTGCCAACGGGCAGGAACTTCTTCCAGGATCAGGCAGCTGAGATCCCAACAGTGGCTGCATGGGAGTATGGTAAGACCCTTGCACTTCTCCTTCTTCAGAGCATAAACGATACAACCGAGAAGGTCGCTGTGGGTATATGGTGCGTTGAAACTGCACGTGACGATGGGGCCCTTATTTCAATGGTTCTCTACCTTCTGGGAATGGAACCCAGGTGGTCGGACAGTCCCAGTGCAGGTGTTGGTGGCCAGAAACTGAAGGAGATGCCAGCGTACGTTGAGCTTAAGGACCTTGTGAGACCCAGTGGATGGACTAAAAGGAGAATCGATGCGGTTATAGTAACAAGCGGACTCTTCCGTGACCTTTACAGCAGGCAGGCTGGACTCCTTGATAAGGCGTTCAGGACAGCCCTTGCAAGGTCCTACTACACAGTGCTGAGTAACCCCCTCCTTCGGAGGAAATATGGAAGTAGCCTCCAGGATGCACTTGATGCTGTGCTCCAGCCCATAGGGTTCTATGGACTTGGCAGTGAACCCCTTGATGAAAATTACGTGGCAAAGCACTGGGTTGAGGACTTTGAGTACTACATTTCACTTAACTTCACCCCCAGAGAGGCAGGGGAATGGGCAATATCAAGGATATTCGCTCCACCTGAGAATGACTATGGTGTAGGCATATCCAAATCCGCCGAGTTAAGCTGGACTTGGGAGAACAGAACTGAGCTCGCGGACTTTTACCTTAACCGCATGGGCAACATCTATTCGTCAACCAGGTGGGGAACATCAAACCCGGCAGTATTCAGAAGGACGCTTCAGGGCATCTCACAGGTATTCACCAGTAGAAACACGAATCTCTATGGTGTGCTGGATAATGATGACTTCTTTGATTACTGGGGAGGGCTCTCGATGGCCCTTGAGAGGGTAAATGGATATGCACCCTCAATGTATGTGCTCAACTATGCCACAAGATCAAATCCAGGAGTCCTATCACTTGAGAGCTACATGGCGAGGGAGATGGCTTCACGCTACTATAACCCTGAATGGATCAGGGGCATGATGAATGAGGGTTACAGCGGCGCCAGATACATGTCAAGAAAGTTCATAAGTAACCTCTGGGGATGGCAGGTGACAAGACCAGGCTCAGTTTCTGAGTGGATGTGGGAGACTGCATATGATGTTTACATCAGGGATAAGTATGGTGTTGGAGTTTCAAAGTGGCTTTCAACAGGCGATAGGGCCTATGCTATGATCAGCATAACAGGGACAATGCTTACGGCCATACACAGCGGCTACTGGCATGCAGATGAGAAGACGGTCAGGGACATTGCCAGCAGGTGGGCCTCTTCAATTGCAGAGTATGGTGTTGCCTGCTGTGACTGCAGCTGCGGTAACATCGCAATGATGGAGTGGGCCATGCAGTACCTGAATCCGGATCTCCTTGCGAGGGTTAAATCAAGGTTATATGCCGCCACAATGAATGCAGCATTTGCACCAGCTGAAAACCCTTCCGGGGGTGGTGAGCACGGTTCAACCCCCGGAAGTAATCCTCAGACTGACAACAGTGGCAGTAGCGTATCAGAGAACTCAGTAACTCAACCTGAAGGTCCGGGGGCTCATGGAGAATCACAGGATGCTGGGTCAGGGTCAGATGAATCATCTCCAGGTTCAGAAGGCTCTGGAAAATCGTATGAAATCCATGAAAGGGGAACCCGGTCGTATCAGGCCACGGGACTTCCACTTTATGCTATTTTGGGTGTTCTGGTCCTCGTAGCCCTTGTTGGGGCGGGTTATTTCATGGGACTCAGAAGGAAGCCCTACTGA
- a CDS encoding DUF3344 domain-containing protein: MEKKGGLFYSIFFFFIISIIMSGFSYADPYVGGMQLSTTQNGTVTGGLYVDSYIGTNGTANDSSQMAGRAYVVYDFKLPQNASVRNATLYVLVYSGHMQEARNTRVNVTYNNRNLDYQELYTTYTYAANGGNDNTAILGPGHERDPYLMVNDRTVRVTSDYLIWYDVTDITGSSNRVLINTTGSYDGRIKLITLVAAYDLPGSTGYVSYWVNVGHDVDSYYSEEYTGSTTFKSAITDPDYAELVVVHASSTDGSYRFNNRRLSGGQIQGDYSGVNRWNVTDLVTPGNNILIYDRTASFYKIVIATLAVRYTPQADNRPDLWIRGNIDGPIYSGIPVTLKMTVGNSGGSSAGTFRVLLVDNGVPVSSVVVS; encoded by the coding sequence ATGGAGAAAAAAGGAGGGCTATTCTATTCGATTTTTTTCTTCTTCATTATTTCAATTATAATGTCCGGATTTTCATATGCGGATCCATACGTTGGTGGCATGCAGTTATCAACAACTCAGAATGGCACAGTTACCGGCGGTCTCTATGTGGATTCATACATTGGCACTAATGGCACTGCGAACGATAGCAGTCAGATGGCTGGACGAGCATATGTTGTCTATGATTTCAAATTACCTCAAAACGCCTCCGTGCGCAATGCAACCCTCTATGTTCTTGTATACTCTGGACACATGCAGGAGGCCAGAAATACAAGGGTCAATGTAACATACAATAACCGCAATCTGGATTATCAGGAACTTTACACCACATATACATACGCTGCAAATGGTGGAAACGATAATACTGCTATACTTGGGCCGGGTCATGAAAGGGATCCGTATCTCATGGTAAATGACCGTACAGTGAGAGTTACAAGTGATTATCTCATCTGGTATGATGTAACTGATATCACCGGATCCAGCAACAGGGTGCTGATTAACACCACTGGTTCCTATGATGGAAGGATAAAGTTGATAACCCTTGTGGCAGCCTATGATTTACCTGGAAGCACAGGATATGTTAGCTACTGGGTTAATGTGGGTCATGACGTGGATTCTTATTACAGTGAGGAGTACACAGGTTCAACCACATTTAAATCAGCGATTACAGACCCAGATTATGCTGAGCTGGTGGTTGTGCATGCATCAAGCACGGACGGATCCTATAGATTCAATAACAGAAGACTCAGCGGGGGTCAGATTCAGGGAGACTACAGTGGGGTTAATCGCTGGAATGTGACAGACCTTGTAACACCTGGAAACAATATTTTAATTTATGATAGGACCGCTTCATTTTATAAGATTGTTATAGCCACCCTCGCTGTGAGGTACACCCCACAGGCGGACAACAGACCGGACCTCTGGATAAGGGGGAATATCGATGGACCCATCTATTCAGGAATCCCAGTTACCCTTAAAATGACGGTTGGTAACAGCGGCGGATCATCAGCTGGGACTTTTCGTGTTCTTCTTGTGGATAATGGTGTTCCTGTGTCTTCTGTGGTTGTTTCGT
- a CDS encoding Ig-like domain-containing protein: protein PLNVTVRVNLTNTGEVAGNYTVVLYINGIARTNQTVAVAPGSTVAVAFRVAFSSGTHTVRVDNLSPVTLRVLTPLRVVHVDPRNGATSVSRTRTIVITFNQNIVAGTAYRSITVRTSSGRLKYIRKRISGNRLIITPVGSWSRRTRYIITVPGSSLKTGTGIALVSQFRSSFRTR from the coding sequence GCCTCTGAATGTAACTGTGAGGGTTAATCTTACGAATACTGGTGAGGTGGCCGGTAATTACACAGTGGTGCTCTACATCAATGGAATTGCCAGAACCAACCAGACAGTGGCCGTTGCACCTGGCTCAACGGTAGCCGTGGCATTCAGGGTTGCATTCTCATCTGGAACTCATACTGTGAGAGTGGATAACCTCTCACCGGTAACTCTCAGGGTACTAACACCTCTCAGGGTTGTCCATGTTGACCCCAGAAATGGCGCAACCAGTGTTTCAAGGACCAGGACCATAGTTATAACATTCAACCAGAACATAGTGGCAGGGACAGCCTACAGGTCAATAACTGTCAGGACATCCAGTGGAAGGCTGAAATATATCAGAAAGAGAATAAGTGGTAACAGGCTCATTATAACTCCTGTTGGAAGCTGGAGCAGACGCACAAGGTACATAATCACGGTTCCAGGGAGCTCACTGAAAACAGGTACAGGCATTGCGCTGGTGTCACAATTCAGATCAAGCTTCAGGACGAGATGA
- a CDS encoding DUF3344 domain-containing protein: MKKFFYLLLLASMIAVFTGTSFADNYVGGKPLETIQNDTVTGDLLVDSYYGFNATDEKNVTYTFNYTVPQGASIKNATLYVLVYMGSMQAARQTYINVTYNGQLLDSQSLYDTYNYTINGGNNNTWLLGEGHDSDPYLMLNDHTMRVTSDYLLWYDVKSHTGTTNWANVCTTGSFDGRIKLITLIVAYDMPGSSTLTRYWVNVGHDVSSYNDDSYTGETRFNGSFNGNVQSATLMVVHAASQDGLYTYNNQNLQNGTYDRRGSYSGYELWDIKDLYSRVGPNSFTYRRSTGNYYKIIMAVQKVKTAPDLKVAGVIYNPSNTAGHQELFANEPNTIRVTVLNNGTVAVGQFKVKLTIGNYTRTKTVDGLTAGSSTNVTFDDFTPPVAGVVTVNINVDCDSEVDEVNETNNIYEATRTVYYNGYKGKRYTGGDDINTCLMVDGRLGLRYSTGNSTYRGSGSGAWQNPYIVTWTPENLAIPVGATVRAAILYQAYTWNTVGGVPDFTATFNGANIIPAAHYNDTKGYGSYNYPSGLFVYNVTDHLRINENNTLVLTGGISTTTALYGSYLLVIYEHATENFKRIWINDGTDLLYSMPTYGVNNTEATAYANFNNINSGAMKNATAIIITASANEDNKSKLYFNSMEYTGFWADYLAGPQLGFSVYNVTGAIQDGANTARIQSYNNGSNGDNLVAIGAILVLEYQPPVASFTANATEGVIPLHVQFQDTSTWATEWLWDFGDGTNSTEQNPLHTYTVPGKYTVKLTVKGPGGEDTTTRPQYITALRPADITATNLTVTPTSGVSPLNVTVRVNLTNTGEVAGNYTAELKVNGAVVDV; the protein is encoded by the coding sequence TTGAAAAAATTTTTCTACCTGTTGCTTCTTGCCAGTATGATTGCAGTGTTTACAGGGACGTCATTTGCCGATAACTATGTGGGTGGAAAACCTCTGGAGACAATTCAGAATGACACAGTCACAGGCGATCTCCTGGTGGATTCCTACTATGGTTTCAATGCAACAGATGAGAAGAATGTCACATACACATTCAACTACACGGTTCCCCAGGGGGCCAGCATCAAAAATGCAACACTTTATGTGCTTGTATATATGGGTAGCATGCAGGCAGCAAGGCAAACATACATCAATGTAACCTACAATGGACAGTTACTGGATAGTCAGTCACTTTATGACACATACAATTACACCATCAACGGCGGAAACAACAACACATGGCTTCTGGGTGAAGGACATGACAGCGACCCCTACCTCATGTTAAATGACCATACAATGCGTGTTACAAGCGATTACCTTCTCTGGTATGATGTAAAGTCACACACTGGCACAACCAACTGGGCTAATGTATGCACCACTGGTTCCTTTGATGGCCGTATAAAGCTCATAACCCTCATTGTGGCCTATGACATGCCAGGGAGTTCAACATTGACGCGTTACTGGGTGAATGTGGGACATGATGTGAGCAGCTACAATGATGATTCCTATACGGGCGAAACCCGGTTCAACGGCTCTTTTAACGGAAATGTTCAGAGCGCCACACTCATGGTGGTTCATGCGGCAAGTCAGGACGGTTTATACACGTACAACAACCAGAACCTTCAGAATGGCACATACGACAGGAGAGGGTCTTACAGTGGATATGAATTATGGGATATAAAGGATCTTTACAGCAGGGTGGGACCAAACAGCTTCACATACCGCAGGTCAACAGGGAATTATTACAAGATCATAATGGCAGTTCAGAAGGTGAAAACAGCACCCGATCTTAAGGTTGCAGGTGTGATTTATAACCCATCTAACACAGCAGGGCACCAGGAACTCTTTGCCAATGAACCAAACACAATCAGGGTTACAGTACTCAATAATGGAACCGTTGCAGTGGGTCAGTTCAAGGTAAAATTGACCATAGGGAACTACACCCGCACAAAAACGGTGGATGGTTTAACTGCGGGTTCCAGTACAAATGTAACATTTGATGACTTCACACCACCCGTAGCCGGGGTTGTAACTGTTAACATCAACGTTGATTGTGACAGTGAGGTGGATGAGGTCAATGAAACCAACAACATTTATGAGGCAACAAGGACAGTCTACTACAACGGTTATAAGGGTAAGAGATACACCGGAGGAGATGATATAAATACATGTCTCATGGTTGACGGCAGATTGGGATTGAGATATTCAACAGGCAATTCAACATACCGTGGAAGCGGCTCAGGGGCATGGCAGAACCCATATATCGTTACATGGACCCCTGAAAACCTTGCAATACCAGTGGGGGCCACTGTCAGGGCGGCAATTTTATACCAGGCATACACATGGAATACAGTTGGGGGAGTGCCTGATTTTACTGCAACATTCAATGGGGCAAACATAATTCCAGCGGCACATTACAATGACACCAAGGGTTATGGATCATATAACTACCCCAGCGGGCTGTTTGTATACAATGTAACCGATCATCTCAGGATAAATGAGAACAATACACTCGTACTTACAGGTGGAATCAGCACCACGACTGCTCTCTATGGCTCTTATCTCCTTGTAATTTATGAACATGCAACAGAAAACTTCAAGAGGATATGGATAAATGATGGAACAGACCTGCTTTACAGCATGCCGACATATGGCGTGAATAACACCGAAGCAACAGCGTATGCAAACTTCAACAATATAAACAGCGGTGCAATGAAGAACGCCACAGCTATTATCATAACCGCATCTGCAAACGAAGACAATAAGAGTAAGCTATACTTCAATAGCATGGAATACACTGGATTCTGGGCAGATTATCTTGCGGGACCCCAGCTTGGATTCAGTGTATACAACGTCACCGGGGCGATTCAGGATGGTGCAAACACAGCAAGGATACAGAGCTATAACAATGGAAGTAACGGTGACAACCTCGTGGCAATTGGGGCAATCCTTGTTCTTGAATACCAGCCACCTGTAGCCAGTTTCACGGCCAACGCAACAGAGGGAGTAATTCCACTTCATGTTCAGTTTCAGGACACCTCAACATGGGCAACGGAATGGCTGTGGGACTTTGGTGATGGAACGAACAGTACAGAGCAGAACCCGCTTCACACATACACGGTCCCTGGAAAATACACGGTGAAACTCACAGTGAAAGGCCCAGGAGGAGAGGATACAACCACAAGACCTCAGTACATAACCGCACTCAGACCTGCTGATATCACCGCAACTAACCTTACTGTTACACCGACAAGTGGTGTTTCGCCTCTGAATGTAACTGTGAGGGTTAATCTTACGAATACTGGTGAAGTGGCCGGTAACTACACAGCTGAGCTTAAAGTGAATGGTGCAGTGGTTGATGTTCA
- a CDS encoding Nre family DNA repair protein produces the protein MIRSKYAFLKRLTRDLKMRSIDVGEELEGATPPSVFIGSWNYPRVYAGPMIAPMQGEVEIFDSPERWIPESKTQEEIIDYRLNLIRGKQLVGVRDLDNHLVEKLQEISLSSGAIESEAQFRKKPRGLFFSEEQTPHGPSAVLENFEIENVKWDRELERAHYDTDLRAGEAIVELHRKGTPFSAIQKALSVGALGDARKRRLVPTRWSITACDSTLADHFHRRVLEYEILDTYRVHEFESLKNRYLILLTPSEWQYEWMEAFIKRDGRAMIFSDHETLKGKGGYSRVGGCYYSARMAVLEALDREEKQAGAIILREAYPGYVPLGVFNVRENVKNAMRVRPHEFNSLKEALEFMDRKLKLGLDAFRRRSNLLRDISSSRQTTLDSFFR, from the coding sequence ATGATAAGGTCAAAGTACGCCTTCCTCAAGAGACTCACCAGGGACCTCAAAATGAGGTCCATAGACGTGGGAGAGGAGCTCGAGGGGGCTACACCCCCATCGGTATTCATAGGGAGCTGGAACTACCCCCGGGTCTACGCCGGACCCATGATAGCCCCCATGCAGGGGGAGGTTGAGATATTTGACTCCCCTGAGAGATGGATACCCGAGAGTAAAACACAGGAGGAAATCATAGACTACCGCCTCAACCTCATAAGGGGCAAGCAGCTCGTGGGAGTCAGGGACCTTGATAACCATCTCGTGGAGAAACTCCAGGAAATATCCCTCTCATCAGGGGCCATTGAAAGCGAGGCCCAGTTCAGGAAAAAACCAAGAGGCCTGTTTTTCAGTGAGGAGCAGACACCCCACGGCCCCAGCGCAGTCCTTGAGAACTTCGAGATAGAGAATGTTAAATGGGACCGTGAACTTGAAAGGGCCCATTATGACACGGACCTCAGGGCAGGTGAGGCGATAGTGGAACTCCACAGGAAGGGAACCCCATTCTCTGCCATCCAGAAGGCCCTCTCGGTGGGTGCGCTTGGTGATGCAAGGAAAAGGAGGCTGGTCCCCACAAGGTGGTCAATAACAGCCTGCGACAGCACCCTTGCGGACCACTTCCACAGGAGGGTCCTTGAATATGAGATCCTGGACACCTACAGGGTCCATGAATTTGAAAGCCTCAAAAACAGGTACCTGATACTCCTCACACCCTCAGAGTGGCAGTATGAGTGGATGGAGGCCTTTATAAAGCGTGATGGGCGTGCAATGATATTCTCAGACCATGAAACACTGAAGGGTAAGGGTGGGTACTCAAGGGTTGGTGGCTGCTACTACAGCGCCCGAATGGCTGTCCTGGAGGCCCTGGACAGGGAAGAGAAACAGGCCGGCGCTATCATACTCAGGGAGGCCTACCCTGGCTATGTGCCCCTGGGTGTCTTCAATGTCAGGGAGAACGTTAAAAACGCCATGAGGGTGAGGCCCCATGAGTTCAACAGCCTTAAAGAGGCCCTTGAATTCATGGACAGAAAACTGAAACTTGGACTTGACGCATTCAGAAGAAGGAGTAACCTTTTGCGGGATATCAGTTCTTCAAGGCAGACAACCCTGGACTCATTCTTCAGGTGA